The Rhineura floridana isolate rRhiFlo1 chromosome 10, rRhiFlo1.hap2, whole genome shotgun sequence genome includes a region encoding these proteins:
- the CCM2 gene encoding cerebral cavernous malformations 2 protein isoform X4 has translation MEEEGKRGKKPGIVSPFKRVFLKGEKGRDKKAQEKVTERRPLHTVSLSLPDRVEPDVLLNDYIEKEVKYLGQLTSVPGYLNPSSRTEILHLIDNAKEPGISPSQSLCAESSKALASGSLSESGVVPVEACSLVVLATENKVTAEELCSLLSQVFHIVYTESTIDFLDRAIFDGASTPTRHLSLHSDDSSTKVDVKDSYETEASTFSFPRSLETGGNSPSSFSAQPSPHTKTVSESELSTTAAELLQDYMMTLRTKLSSHEIQQFAMLLHEYRNGASIHEFCVNLRQLYGDSRKFLLLGLRPFIPEKDSQYFENFLETIGVKDGRGIITDSFGRYRRTVSTTSNSTTNGNGAAGSSDDQSVPSEGDEWDRMISDISNDIEALGCSMDHDSS, from the exons CCTGGGATCGTGTCCCCTTTCAAGCGCGTCTTCCTGAAAGGCGAGAAGGGTCGAGATAAGAAGGCCCAGGAGAAGGTGACGGAGCGGCGGCCCCTGCACACCGTCTCGCTCTCCTTGCCTGACCGAGTTGAGCCAGACGTCCTCTTGAACGACTACATAGAGAAGGAAGTGAAG TATTTAGGTCAATTAACATCTGTCCCAGGGTACCTGAACCCCTCCAGCCGTACTGAAATACTGCATTTAATAGACAATGCAAAG GAGCCCGGGATTTCCCCCAGCCAGAGTCTTTGTGCTGAAAGCTCGAAAGCTCTTGCATCCGGGTCGCTCTCGGAGAGCGGAGTGGTGCCTGTTGAAGCTTGTTCCCTGGTGGTCCTGGCTACAGAGAATAAA GTAACCGCAGAGGAGCTCTGCTCGCTTCTTAGCCAAGTCTTCCATATTGTTTACACGGAGTCCACAATAGACTTCCTAGACAGAGCAATATTTGATGGGGCTTCCACACCAACGCGACATCTATCCCTGCACAGTG ATGATTCTTCTACAAAAGTGGACGTTAAAGATTCCTATGAAACTGAAGCAAGCACTTT TTCTTTCCCCAGGTCCTTGGAGACTGGTGGCaactccccttcttccttctcgGCACAGCCATCTCCCCACACCAAGACGGTTAGTGAAAGTGAGCTGAGCACCACCGCAGCGGAACTGCTCCAGGACTACATGATGACG TTAAGAACAAAACTCTCTTCTCACGAGATCCAGCAGTTTGCAATGCTTTTGCATGAATATCGTAACGGGGCATCCATCCATGAGTTCTGTGTCAACCTGCGACAGCTCTATGGGGACAGCAGAAAGTTCCTCCTCCTGG GCCTTAGACCATTCATCCCCGAGAAGGACAGCCAATACTTTGAGAACTTCCTAGAGACGATTGGTGTGAAGGATGGGCGGGGCATCATTACTGACAGCTTTGGGAGGTACAGGCGGACGGTCAGCACCACCTCCAACTCCACGACCAATGGCAACGGAGCTGCGGGGAGCTCGGACGACCAATCCGTGCCCTCGGAAGGAGACGAGTGGGACCGGATGATCTCGGACATCAGCAACGACATTGAAGCTCTTGGGTGCAGCATGGACCATGATTCTTCGTGA
- the CCM2 gene encoding cerebral cavernous malformations 2 protein isoform X3 — MEEEGKRGKKPGIVSPFKRVFLKGEKGRDKKAQEKVTERRPLHTVSLSLPDRVEPDVLLNDYIEKEVKRAHQLPGQLTQEHDAVISLSAYNIKLVWRDGEDIILRVPIHDIASVSYIRDDSSHLVVLKTAQEPGISPSQSLCAESSKALASGSLSESGVVPVEACSLVVLATENKVTAEELCSLLSQVFHIVYTESTIDFLDRAIFDGASTPTRHLSLHSDDSSTKVDVKDSYETEASTFSFPRSLETGGNSPSSFSAQPSPHTKTVSESELSTTAAELLQDYMMTLRTKLSSHEIQQFAMLLHEYRNGASIHEFCVNLRQLYGDSRKFLLLGLRPFIPEKDSQYFENFLETIGVKDGRGIITDSFGRYRRTVSTTSNSTTNGNGAAGSSDDQSVPSEGDEWDRMISDISNDIEALGCSMDHDSS; from the exons CCTGGGATCGTGTCCCCTTTCAAGCGCGTCTTCCTGAAAGGCGAGAAGGGTCGAGATAAGAAGGCCCAGGAGAAGGTGACGGAGCGGCGGCCCCTGCACACCGTCTCGCTCTCCTTGCCTGACCGAGTTGAGCCAGACGTCCTCTTGAACGACTACATAGAGAAGGAAGTGAAG AGGGCGCATCAGCTTCCGGGGCAGCTGACCCAAGAACATGACGCTGTGATCAGCCTCTCGGCCTACAACATCAAGCTGGTGTGGCGAGATGGTGAAGATATCATCCTCAGGGTTCCCATCCATGACATCGCGTCCGTCTCCTACATCCGCGACGACTCCTCGCACTTGGTGGTGTTGAAAACAG CTCAGGAGCCCGGGATTTCCCCCAGCCAGAGTCTTTGTGCTGAAAGCTCGAAAGCTCTTGCATCCGGGTCGCTCTCGGAGAGCGGAGTGGTGCCTGTTGAAGCTTGTTCCCTGGTGGTCCTGGCTACAGAGAATAAA GTAACCGCAGAGGAGCTCTGCTCGCTTCTTAGCCAAGTCTTCCATATTGTTTACACGGAGTCCACAATAGACTTCCTAGACAGAGCAATATTTGATGGGGCTTCCACACCAACGCGACATCTATCCCTGCACAGTG ATGATTCTTCTACAAAAGTGGACGTTAAAGATTCCTATGAAACTGAAGCAAGCACTTT TTCTTTCCCCAGGTCCTTGGAGACTGGTGGCaactccccttcttccttctcgGCACAGCCATCTCCCCACACCAAGACGGTTAGTGAAAGTGAGCTGAGCACCACCGCAGCGGAACTGCTCCAGGACTACATGATGACG TTAAGAACAAAACTCTCTTCTCACGAGATCCAGCAGTTTGCAATGCTTTTGCATGAATATCGTAACGGGGCATCCATCCATGAGTTCTGTGTCAACCTGCGACAGCTCTATGGGGACAGCAGAAAGTTCCTCCTCCTGG GCCTTAGACCATTCATCCCCGAGAAGGACAGCCAATACTTTGAGAACTTCCTAGAGACGATTGGTGTGAAGGATGGGCGGGGCATCATTACTGACAGCTTTGGGAGGTACAGGCGGACGGTCAGCACCACCTCCAACTCCACGACCAATGGCAACGGAGCTGCGGGGAGCTCGGACGACCAATCCGTGCCCTCGGAAGGAGACGAGTGGGACCGGATGATCTCGGACATCAGCAACGACATTGAAGCTCTTGGGTGCAGCATGGACCATGATTCTTCGTGA
- the CCM2 gene encoding cerebral cavernous malformations 2 protein isoform X1, translated as MEEEGKRGKKPGIVSPFKRVFLKGEKGRDKKAQEKVTERRPLHTVSLSLPDRVEPDVLLNDYIEKEVKYLGQLTSVPGYLNPSSRTEILHLIDNAKRAHQLPGQLTQEHDAVISLSAYNIKLVWRDGEDIILRVPIHDIASVSYIRDDSSHLVVLKTAQEPGISPSQSLCAESSKALASGSLSESGVVPVEACSLVVLATENKVTAEELCSLLSQVFHIVYTESTIDFLDRAIFDGASTPTRHLSLHSDDSSTKVDVKDSYETEASTFSFPRSLETGGNSPSSFSAQPSPHTKTVSESELSTTAAELLQDYMMTLRTKLSSHEIQQFAMLLHEYRNGASIHEFCVNLRQLYGDSRKFLLLGLRPFIPEKDSQYFENFLETIGVKDGRGIITDSFGRYRRTVSTTSNSTTNGNGAAGSSDDQSVPSEGDEWDRMISDISNDIEALGCSMDHDSS; from the exons CCTGGGATCGTGTCCCCTTTCAAGCGCGTCTTCCTGAAAGGCGAGAAGGGTCGAGATAAGAAGGCCCAGGAGAAGGTGACGGAGCGGCGGCCCCTGCACACCGTCTCGCTCTCCTTGCCTGACCGAGTTGAGCCAGACGTCCTCTTGAACGACTACATAGAGAAGGAAGTGAAG TATTTAGGTCAATTAACATCTGTCCCAGGGTACCTGAACCCCTCCAGCCGTACTGAAATACTGCATTTAATAGACAATGCAAAG AGGGCGCATCAGCTTCCGGGGCAGCTGACCCAAGAACATGACGCTGTGATCAGCCTCTCGGCCTACAACATCAAGCTGGTGTGGCGAGATGGTGAAGATATCATCCTCAGGGTTCCCATCCATGACATCGCGTCCGTCTCCTACATCCGCGACGACTCCTCGCACTTGGTGGTGTTGAAAACAG CTCAGGAGCCCGGGATTTCCCCCAGCCAGAGTCTTTGTGCTGAAAGCTCGAAAGCTCTTGCATCCGGGTCGCTCTCGGAGAGCGGAGTGGTGCCTGTTGAAGCTTGTTCCCTGGTGGTCCTGGCTACAGAGAATAAA GTAACCGCAGAGGAGCTCTGCTCGCTTCTTAGCCAAGTCTTCCATATTGTTTACACGGAGTCCACAATAGACTTCCTAGACAGAGCAATATTTGATGGGGCTTCCACACCAACGCGACATCTATCCCTGCACAGTG ATGATTCTTCTACAAAAGTGGACGTTAAAGATTCCTATGAAACTGAAGCAAGCACTTT TTCTTTCCCCAGGTCCTTGGAGACTGGTGGCaactccccttcttccttctcgGCACAGCCATCTCCCCACACCAAGACGGTTAGTGAAAGTGAGCTGAGCACCACCGCAGCGGAACTGCTCCAGGACTACATGATGACG TTAAGAACAAAACTCTCTTCTCACGAGATCCAGCAGTTTGCAATGCTTTTGCATGAATATCGTAACGGGGCATCCATCCATGAGTTCTGTGTCAACCTGCGACAGCTCTATGGGGACAGCAGAAAGTTCCTCCTCCTGG GCCTTAGACCATTCATCCCCGAGAAGGACAGCCAATACTTTGAGAACTTCCTAGAGACGATTGGTGTGAAGGATGGGCGGGGCATCATTACTGACAGCTTTGGGAGGTACAGGCGGACGGTCAGCACCACCTCCAACTCCACGACCAATGGCAACGGAGCTGCGGGGAGCTCGGACGACCAATCCGTGCCCTCGGAAGGAGACGAGTGGGACCGGATGATCTCGGACATCAGCAACGACATTGAAGCTCTTGGGTGCAGCATGGACCATGATTCTTCGTGA
- the CCM2 gene encoding cerebral cavernous malformations 2 protein isoform X2, whose protein sequence is MEEEGKRGKKPGIVSPFKRVFLKGEKGRDKKAQEKVTERRPLHTVSLSLPDRVEPDVLLNDYIEKEVKYLGQLTSVPGYLNPSSRTEILHLIDNAKRAHQLPGQLTQEHDAVISLSAYNIKLVWRDGEDIILRVPIHDIASVSYIRDDSSHLVVLKTAQEPGISPSQSLCAESSKALASGSLSESGVVPVEACSLVVLATENKVTAEELCSLLSQVFHIVYTESTIDFLDRAIFDGASTPTRHLSLHSDDSSTKVDVKDSYETEASTLSLETGGNSPSSFSAQPSPHTKTVSESELSTTAAELLQDYMMTLRTKLSSHEIQQFAMLLHEYRNGASIHEFCVNLRQLYGDSRKFLLLGLRPFIPEKDSQYFENFLETIGVKDGRGIITDSFGRYRRTVSTTSNSTTNGNGAAGSSDDQSVPSEGDEWDRMISDISNDIEALGCSMDHDSS, encoded by the exons CCTGGGATCGTGTCCCCTTTCAAGCGCGTCTTCCTGAAAGGCGAGAAGGGTCGAGATAAGAAGGCCCAGGAGAAGGTGACGGAGCGGCGGCCCCTGCACACCGTCTCGCTCTCCTTGCCTGACCGAGTTGAGCCAGACGTCCTCTTGAACGACTACATAGAGAAGGAAGTGAAG TATTTAGGTCAATTAACATCTGTCCCAGGGTACCTGAACCCCTCCAGCCGTACTGAAATACTGCATTTAATAGACAATGCAAAG AGGGCGCATCAGCTTCCGGGGCAGCTGACCCAAGAACATGACGCTGTGATCAGCCTCTCGGCCTACAACATCAAGCTGGTGTGGCGAGATGGTGAAGATATCATCCTCAGGGTTCCCATCCATGACATCGCGTCCGTCTCCTACATCCGCGACGACTCCTCGCACTTGGTGGTGTTGAAAACAG CTCAGGAGCCCGGGATTTCCCCCAGCCAGAGTCTTTGTGCTGAAAGCTCGAAAGCTCTTGCATCCGGGTCGCTCTCGGAGAGCGGAGTGGTGCCTGTTGAAGCTTGTTCCCTGGTGGTCCTGGCTACAGAGAATAAA GTAACCGCAGAGGAGCTCTGCTCGCTTCTTAGCCAAGTCTTCCATATTGTTTACACGGAGTCCACAATAGACTTCCTAGACAGAGCAATATTTGATGGGGCTTCCACACCAACGCGACATCTATCCCTGCACAGTG ATGATTCTTCTACAAAAGTGGACGTTAAAGATTCCTATGAAACTGAAGCAAGCACTTT GTCCTTGGAGACTGGTGGCaactccccttcttccttctcgGCACAGCCATCTCCCCACACCAAGACGGTTAGTGAAAGTGAGCTGAGCACCACCGCAGCGGAACTGCTCCAGGACTACATGATGACG TTAAGAACAAAACTCTCTTCTCACGAGATCCAGCAGTTTGCAATGCTTTTGCATGAATATCGTAACGGGGCATCCATCCATGAGTTCTGTGTCAACCTGCGACAGCTCTATGGGGACAGCAGAAAGTTCCTCCTCCTGG GCCTTAGACCATTCATCCCCGAGAAGGACAGCCAATACTTTGAGAACTTCCTAGAGACGATTGGTGTGAAGGATGGGCGGGGCATCATTACTGACAGCTTTGGGAGGTACAGGCGGACGGTCAGCACCACCTCCAACTCCACGACCAATGGCAACGGAGCTGCGGGGAGCTCGGACGACCAATCCGTGCCCTCGGAAGGAGACGAGTGGGACCGGATGATCTCGGACATCAGCAACGACATTGAAGCTCTTGGGTGCAGCATGGACCATGATTCTTCGTGA
- the CCM2 gene encoding cerebral cavernous malformations 2 protein isoform X5 yields MEEEGKRGKKRAHQLPGQLTQEHDAVISLSAYNIKLVWRDGEDIILRVPIHDIASVSYIRDDSSHLVVLKTAQEPGISPSQSLCAESSKALASGSLSESGVVPVEACSLVVLATENKVTAEELCSLLSQVFHIVYTESTIDFLDRAIFDGASTPTRHLSLHSDDSSTKVDVKDSYETEASTFSFPRSLETGGNSPSSFSAQPSPHTKTVSESELSTTAAELLQDYMMTLRTKLSSHEIQQFAMLLHEYRNGASIHEFCVNLRQLYGDSRKFLLLGLRPFIPEKDSQYFENFLETIGVKDGRGIITDSFGRYRRTVSTTSNSTTNGNGAAGSSDDQSVPSEGDEWDRMISDISNDIEALGCSMDHDSS; encoded by the exons AGGGCGCATCAGCTTCCGGGGCAGCTGACCCAAGAACATGACGCTGTGATCAGCCTCTCGGCCTACAACATCAAGCTGGTGTGGCGAGATGGTGAAGATATCATCCTCAGGGTTCCCATCCATGACATCGCGTCCGTCTCCTACATCCGCGACGACTCCTCGCACTTGGTGGTGTTGAAAACAG CTCAGGAGCCCGGGATTTCCCCCAGCCAGAGTCTTTGTGCTGAAAGCTCGAAAGCTCTTGCATCCGGGTCGCTCTCGGAGAGCGGAGTGGTGCCTGTTGAAGCTTGTTCCCTGGTGGTCCTGGCTACAGAGAATAAA GTAACCGCAGAGGAGCTCTGCTCGCTTCTTAGCCAAGTCTTCCATATTGTTTACACGGAGTCCACAATAGACTTCCTAGACAGAGCAATATTTGATGGGGCTTCCACACCAACGCGACATCTATCCCTGCACAGTG ATGATTCTTCTACAAAAGTGGACGTTAAAGATTCCTATGAAACTGAAGCAAGCACTTT TTCTTTCCCCAGGTCCTTGGAGACTGGTGGCaactccccttcttccttctcgGCACAGCCATCTCCCCACACCAAGACGGTTAGTGAAAGTGAGCTGAGCACCACCGCAGCGGAACTGCTCCAGGACTACATGATGACG TTAAGAACAAAACTCTCTTCTCACGAGATCCAGCAGTTTGCAATGCTTTTGCATGAATATCGTAACGGGGCATCCATCCATGAGTTCTGTGTCAACCTGCGACAGCTCTATGGGGACAGCAGAAAGTTCCTCCTCCTGG GCCTTAGACCATTCATCCCCGAGAAGGACAGCCAATACTTTGAGAACTTCCTAGAGACGATTGGTGTGAAGGATGGGCGGGGCATCATTACTGACAGCTTTGGGAGGTACAGGCGGACGGTCAGCACCACCTCCAACTCCACGACCAATGGCAACGGAGCTGCGGGGAGCTCGGACGACCAATCCGTGCCCTCGGAAGGAGACGAGTGGGACCGGATGATCTCGGACATCAGCAACGACATTGAAGCTCTTGGGTGCAGCATGGACCATGATTCTTCGTGA